A window from Zingiber officinale cultivar Zhangliang chromosome 7A, Zo_v1.1, whole genome shotgun sequence encodes these proteins:
- the LOC122001324 gene encoding uncharacterized protein LOC122001324 isoform X5 — protein MKCSYLLLKHIATSYSSVGASSPAAPTNATSIDWLGSVQGSKVGSISRVGPQLPRTSMSTSASGSALGTSEPSCRPWERGDLLRRLATFRPSNWSAKPKGSSSLSCARRGWINVDTDVIECESCGAQLTFTVLASWTSTEVDQAVETFAEQLDAGHKDSCSWRGNCCADSLVQFPPMLPSAIIGGYKDRCDGLLQFPFLPVVASSAIETMRLTRSSKIDHMLAQPSGFFSGELGCKDDNNTSRKVSRDYSSCGHLHAQKLISLCGWEPRWLPNIQDCEENSAESAKNAHSVHRAEDEYDRADFRVLSKNALIASKNQEKGKGKASIEEPKYNTRSPLLDCSLCGATVRICDFCTVPRSARFGANNTDNPDVGKKLTLTRGVSAASGINGWVAADAMGKEHIEERDEAAIADDDKSQSVVGVDLNLTIAAGLPSHNNDLPVMPERFDDGGMGRDLIIGQPTGSEVGDRAASYESCGPSSRKCSLEDGGSTVDRPQDRILHADSIEGTVIDRDGDEVDDDTQYSGGPNKRARGFDIFDTYHPLSRMGSSGAGPSRNLCFDIVDANRVESKEESDMGVGFPSHRDSARASSVIAMDVICSGEEDSMESVENYPGDVADIQFPSPTMHRNLDMNDALDSGNQIQQNAYIQHAAASVAREVGGSSTVEGEEIVNAETVTAYARDRISLGISAGSVGMGASHEAEIHGTDISVHRPESIVGDAEPIAEVTENLGQTGESTPGPALVDDSLRQPVIREDPHGYSQEMMSQSVGRADSGSKVYGSLKADSVESGEKVSHTLGPENSAHPSLSCNAMIYSAYEVSKEEVNQRGNVPITDEYGLMMSGNIPGNRIGTSNGENGYYVENEEFDPLKHHNCYCPWVNGNVAAAGCSSDTGSASNNSEVACGWELTLDAVDTFQSLGHLPNQMMQSESAASLNKDDHVTPNQKLLTHHSANKRQGKH, from the exons ATGAAATGTAGCTATCTTCTTCTCAAGCATATTGCCACTTCTTATAGTTCTGTTGGGGCATCCTCTCCTGCTGCTCCAACAAATGCAACCAGCATTGATTGGCTTGGTAGCGTCCAGGGTTCCAAGGTTGGGTCTATATCTCGTGTTGGCCCCCAACTGCCTCGTACTTCAATGAGCACAAGTGCTTCTGGCTCTGCTCTGGGAACTTCAGAACCTTCATGCCGACCCTGGGAACGGGGGGACCTACTTCGTCGTCTTGCCACGTTCAGGCCTTCAAATTGGTCTGCAAAACCAAAG GGATCAAGTTCACTATCTTGTGCTCGGAGAGGATGGATTAATGTTGACACGGATGTGATTGAATGTGAATCTTGTGGTGCCCAACTCACCTTTACCGTATTAGCATCTTGGACTTCTACAGAAG TTGACCAGGCTGTGGAAACATTTGCTGAGCAACTTGATGCTGGCCACAAAGATTCTTGTTCTTGGAGAGGAAATTGCTGCGCTGACAGTTTGGTGCAATTTCCTCCCATGCTTCCATCAGCAATTATTGGTGGTTATAAAGACCGTTGTGATGGCCTTTTGCAGTTTCCCTTCCTTCCAGTGGTAGCTTCATCTGCTATTGAGACTATGAGGCTCACCAGGAGCTCAAAGATTGATCACATGTTAGCTCAACCTAGTGGTTTTTTTTCTGGGGAGTTAGGTTGTAAAGATGATAACAATACAAGCAGAAAGGTATCTCGAGACTATTCCTCTTGTGGTCATTTGCAT GCACAAAAACTTATAAGTCTCTGTGGATGGGAACCTAGATGGCTTCCAAATATTCAAGATTGTGAGGAAAACTCCGCTGAATCTGCTAAAAATGCACACTCAGTTCATCGTGCTGAAGATGAATACGATCGTGCTGATTTTCGTGTCCTTAGTAAGAATGCATTGATTGcttccaaaaatcaagaaaaaggAAAGGGGAAGGCCTCCATTGAAGAACCAAAGTACAACACAAGGTCACCTTTACTTGATTGCAGCTTATGTGGTGCAACTGTCAGAATTTGCGATTTTTGTACAGTGCCTCGTTCCGCTCGATTTGGTGCCAACAATACTGATAACCCTGATGTTGGTAAAAAGTTAACTTTGACGCGAGGTGTAAGTGCTGCTAGTGGTATCAATGGATGGGTTGCTGCAGATGCTATGGGAAAGGAGCATATTGAGGAACGAGATGAAGCAGCAATCGCAGATGACGATAAATCACAGTCAGTTGTTGGTGTGGATTTGAATCTGACTATAGCAGCAGGTTTGCCATCCCATAATAATGACTTGCCAGTAATGCCTGAGCGTTTTGACGATGGTGGTATGGGAAGGGATCTGATAATTGGTCAGCCTACTGGAAGTGAGGTTGGAGATCGGGCAGCATCTTATGAGTCATGTGGTCCAAGTTCAAGGAAGTGTAGCTTGGAGGATGGTGGGAGCACTGTTGACAGGCCACAAGACAGAATTTTGCATGCTGACAGTATAGAAGGAACTGTTATTGATCGAGATGGAGATGAAGTTGATGATGACACACAATATTCAGGCGGACCTAACAAACGGGCTCGTGGGTTTGATATTTTTGATACATATCATCCTTTATCTAGGATGGGTTCATCTGGTGCTGGCCCCAGCCGCAATTTATGCTTTGATATTGTTGATGCCAACAGAGTTGAATCCAAAGAAGAGAGTGACATGGGTGTTGGCTTCCCGTCTCACAGAGATTCTGCCCGTGCTTCGTCTGTTATCGCAATGGACGTCATTTGTAGTGGTGAAGAAGATTCCATGGAAAGTGTTGAAAATTACCCTGGAGATGTTGCAGATATCCAATTTCCTTCACCTACCATGCATAGGAATCTTGATATGAATGATGCTTTGGATTCTGGTAATCAAATTCAGCAAAATGCATACATACAACATGCTGCTGCAAGTGTTGCTAGGGAAGTTGGGGGTAGCAGTACTGTTGAAGGGGAAGAAATTGTAAATGCAGAAACTGTCACTGCTTATGCGCGGGATAGGATAAGTCTAGGCATTAGTGCTGGAAGTGTTGGTATGGGTGCAAGTCATGAAGCTGAAATTCATGGAACTGATATTTCTGTGCATAGGCCAGAGAGTATTGTAGGTGATGCAGAACCCATTGCGGAAGTTACGGAGAATTTAGGGCAAACTGGTGAGTCCACCCCAGGACCTGCACTGGTGGATGATTCTCTTCGACAGCCAGTCATTAGAGAAGATCCTCATGGCTATAGCCAGGAGATGATGTCTCAATCAGTTGGAAGAGCTGACAGTGGCTCAAAGGTTTATGGTTCACTTAAAGCTGACTCAGTTGAAAGTGGGGAGAAGGTAAGTCACACCTTAGGTCCAGAGAACAGTGCACATCCTTCACTTTCTTGCAATGCTATGATATACTCAGCATATGAAGTATCTAAAGAAGAGGTAAATCAGAGGGGCAATGTGCCAATTACTGATGAATATGGACTCATGATGTCTGGCAATATTCCTGGAAATAGGATAG GAACATCTAATGGAGAAAATGGATATTATGTGGAAAATGAAGAGTTTGATCCACTTAAGCACCACAACTGCTATTGCCCATGGGTCAATGGAAATGTAGCTGCTGCTGGTTGTAGCAGTGACACTGGATCCGCATCAAATAATTCAGAAGTTGCCTGTGGTTGGGAACTTACTCTGGATGCCGTGGATACTTTCCAGTCTCTTGGTCATTTACCAAACCAAATGATGCAATCTGAATCAGCTGCTTCTCTAAATAAG GATGATCATGTTACTCCTAATCAGAAACTTTTGACACACCATTCTGCAAATAAAAGGCAAGGAAAGCATTGA
- the LOC122001324 gene encoding uncharacterized protein LOC122001324 isoform X3, with amino-acid sequence MREEVISSGTADVVALARSSSPPPTPAASISEMKCSYLLLKHIATSYSSVGASSPAAPTNATSIDWLGSVQGSKVGSISRVGPQLPRTSMSTSASGSALGTSEPSCRPWERGDLLRRLATFRPSNWSAKPKGSSSLSCARRGWINVDTDVIECESCGAQLTFTVLASWTSTEVDQAVETFAEQLDAGHKDSCSWRGNCCADSLVQFPPMLPSAIIGGYKDRCDGLLQFPFLPVVASSAIETMRLTRSSKIDHMLAQPSGFFSGELGCKDDNNTSRKVSRDYSSCGHLHAQKLISLCGWEPRWLPNIQDCEENSAESAKNAHSVHRAEDEYDRADFRVLSKNALIASKNQEKGKGKASIEEPKYNTRSPLLDCSLCGATVRICDFCTVPRSARFGANNTDNPDVGKKLTLTRGVSAASGINGWVAADAMGKEHIEERDEAAIADDDKSQSVVGVDLNLTIAAGLPSHNNDLPVMPERFDDGGMGRDLIIGQPTGSEVGDRAASYESCGPSSRKCSLEDGGSTVDRPQDRILHADSIEGTVIDRDGDEVDDDTQYSGGPNKRARGFDIFDTYHPLSRMGSSGAGPSRNLCFDIVDANRVESKEESDMGVGFPSHRDSARASSVIAMDVICSGEEDSMESVENYPGDVADIQFPSPTMHRNLDMNDALDSGNQIQQNAYIQHAAASVAREVGGSSTVEGEEIVNAETVTAYARDRISLGISAGSVGMGASHEAEIHGTDISVHRPESIVGDAEPIAEVTENLGQTGESTPGPALVDDSLRQPVIREDPHGYSQEMMSQSVGRADSGSKVYGSLKADSVESGEKVSHTLGPENSAHPSLSCNAMIYSAYEVSKEEVNQRGNVPITDEYGLMMSGNIPGNRIGTSNGENGYYVENEEFDPLKHHNCYCPWVNGNVAAAGCSSDTGSASNNSEVACGWELTLDAVDTFQSLGHLPNQMMQSESAASLNKLIKKSACFGT; translated from the exons CATTTCAGAAATGAAATGTAGCTATCTTCTTCTCAAGCATATTGCCACTTCTTATAGTTCTGTTGGGGCATCCTCTCCTGCTGCTCCAACAAATGCAACCAGCATTGATTGGCTTGGTAGCGTCCAGGGTTCCAAGGTTGGGTCTATATCTCGTGTTGGCCCCCAACTGCCTCGTACTTCAATGAGCACAAGTGCTTCTGGCTCTGCTCTGGGAACTTCAGAACCTTCATGCCGACCCTGGGAACGGGGGGACCTACTTCGTCGTCTTGCCACGTTCAGGCCTTCAAATTGGTCTGCAAAACCAAAG GGATCAAGTTCACTATCTTGTGCTCGGAGAGGATGGATTAATGTTGACACGGATGTGATTGAATGTGAATCTTGTGGTGCCCAACTCACCTTTACCGTATTAGCATCTTGGACTTCTACAGAAG TTGACCAGGCTGTGGAAACATTTGCTGAGCAACTTGATGCTGGCCACAAAGATTCTTGTTCTTGGAGAGGAAATTGCTGCGCTGACAGTTTGGTGCAATTTCCTCCCATGCTTCCATCAGCAATTATTGGTGGTTATAAAGACCGTTGTGATGGCCTTTTGCAGTTTCCCTTCCTTCCAGTGGTAGCTTCATCTGCTATTGAGACTATGAGGCTCACCAGGAGCTCAAAGATTGATCACATGTTAGCTCAACCTAGTGGTTTTTTTTCTGGGGAGTTAGGTTGTAAAGATGATAACAATACAAGCAGAAAGGTATCTCGAGACTATTCCTCTTGTGGTCATTTGCAT GCACAAAAACTTATAAGTCTCTGTGGATGGGAACCTAGATGGCTTCCAAATATTCAAGATTGTGAGGAAAACTCCGCTGAATCTGCTAAAAATGCACACTCAGTTCATCGTGCTGAAGATGAATACGATCGTGCTGATTTTCGTGTCCTTAGTAAGAATGCATTGATTGcttccaaaaatcaagaaaaaggAAAGGGGAAGGCCTCCATTGAAGAACCAAAGTACAACACAAGGTCACCTTTACTTGATTGCAGCTTATGTGGTGCAACTGTCAGAATTTGCGATTTTTGTACAGTGCCTCGTTCCGCTCGATTTGGTGCCAACAATACTGATAACCCTGATGTTGGTAAAAAGTTAACTTTGACGCGAGGTGTAAGTGCTGCTAGTGGTATCAATGGATGGGTTGCTGCAGATGCTATGGGAAAGGAGCATATTGAGGAACGAGATGAAGCAGCAATCGCAGATGACGATAAATCACAGTCAGTTGTTGGTGTGGATTTGAATCTGACTATAGCAGCAGGTTTGCCATCCCATAATAATGACTTGCCAGTAATGCCTGAGCGTTTTGACGATGGTGGTATGGGAAGGGATCTGATAATTGGTCAGCCTACTGGAAGTGAGGTTGGAGATCGGGCAGCATCTTATGAGTCATGTGGTCCAAGTTCAAGGAAGTGTAGCTTGGAGGATGGTGGGAGCACTGTTGACAGGCCACAAGACAGAATTTTGCATGCTGACAGTATAGAAGGAACTGTTATTGATCGAGATGGAGATGAAGTTGATGATGACACACAATATTCAGGCGGACCTAACAAACGGGCTCGTGGGTTTGATATTTTTGATACATATCATCCTTTATCTAGGATGGGTTCATCTGGTGCTGGCCCCAGCCGCAATTTATGCTTTGATATTGTTGATGCCAACAGAGTTGAATCCAAAGAAGAGAGTGACATGGGTGTTGGCTTCCCGTCTCACAGAGATTCTGCCCGTGCTTCGTCTGTTATCGCAATGGACGTCATTTGTAGTGGTGAAGAAGATTCCATGGAAAGTGTTGAAAATTACCCTGGAGATGTTGCAGATATCCAATTTCCTTCACCTACCATGCATAGGAATCTTGATATGAATGATGCTTTGGATTCTGGTAATCAAATTCAGCAAAATGCATACATACAACATGCTGCTGCAAGTGTTGCTAGGGAAGTTGGGGGTAGCAGTACTGTTGAAGGGGAAGAAATTGTAAATGCAGAAACTGTCACTGCTTATGCGCGGGATAGGATAAGTCTAGGCATTAGTGCTGGAAGTGTTGGTATGGGTGCAAGTCATGAAGCTGAAATTCATGGAACTGATATTTCTGTGCATAGGCCAGAGAGTATTGTAGGTGATGCAGAACCCATTGCGGAAGTTACGGAGAATTTAGGGCAAACTGGTGAGTCCACCCCAGGACCTGCACTGGTGGATGATTCTCTTCGACAGCCAGTCATTAGAGAAGATCCTCATGGCTATAGCCAGGAGATGATGTCTCAATCAGTTGGAAGAGCTGACAGTGGCTCAAAGGTTTATGGTTCACTTAAAGCTGACTCAGTTGAAAGTGGGGAGAAGGTAAGTCACACCTTAGGTCCAGAGAACAGTGCACATCCTTCACTTTCTTGCAATGCTATGATATACTCAGCATATGAAGTATCTAAAGAAGAGGTAAATCAGAGGGGCAATGTGCCAATTACTGATGAATATGGACTCATGATGTCTGGCAATATTCCTGGAAATAGGATAG GAACATCTAATGGAGAAAATGGATATTATGTGGAAAATGAAGAGTTTGATCCACTTAAGCACCACAACTGCTATTGCCCATGGGTCAATGGAAATGTAGCTGCTGCTGGTTGTAGCAGTGACACTGGATCCGCATCAAATAATTCAGAAGTTGCCTGTGGTTGGGAACTTACTCTGGATGCCGTGGATACTTTCCAGTCTCTTGGTCATTTACCAAACCAAATGATGCAATCTGAATCAGCTGCTTCTCTAAATAAG CTGATAAAGAAAAGTGCATGCTTTGGAACTTAG